Genomic DNA from Nitrospirota bacterium:
CGGGTACCATAGTCCCGTTCGATAATTACACTCCATTCAAGCAGTCTCGATGCCGCCTCACGCAGGGACAGGGCGCATCGTATAATGCCGACCCGCTCCCACATCAATTTCCGGAGGGCATGGCGTATCTCATCATGGTCTCTGATAGAAGCTGGGGTGAACAAGGTTGTACCCTTTCCTGACGGATTGACCGGTGAGGAAAGCGCTGCATTCCCTGTTCGCGCCCCACACACAAGACCTTCAAGCAGGCTGTTTGAGGCAAGCCTGTTTGCTCCATGCACACCGGTACATGCGACTTCCCCTGCGGCGAAAAGACCCTTTACCGAGGTTCGGCCATCCCCGTCAGTTTTTACTCCCCCCATGATGTAATGAGCTGCCGGAGAAATCGGGATCAGGTCTCCGGTAATATCAAAACCATACTGCAGGCAGGTTGCATAGATACTTGGGAAACGACTTTTCACATAGTCCTTGCGAAGATGCCGGAGATCAAGGTAGGCATAGTTGCTGCCCGTCTTGACCATTTCGGATATGATCGCGCGGGATACGATATCCCTGGGCGCAAGCTCGGCGAGAGAATGATAAGACTGCATGAATTGCTGACCGTCGCTGTTAAGCAGCAGGGCGCCTTCTCCGCGCATTGCTTCGGACAGGAGAAACTGGGGCGCTGTAGGAGAATAGAGGCTTGTGGGATGGAACTGGATGAATTCCATATCCTCAAGTTCTGCTCCTGCCCTGAAAGCGATTGCCATACCGTCGCCGGTTGCGACCTGCGGATTCGTCGTGCGGGAGTACAGCTGCCCGCCACCGCCGGTTGCGAGAATGGTTGCCCGTGCATAAAGGGCAGTCATTTCACGGTCACGCAATACATAGGCGCCATGGCATTCATCATCCCGAACAATCAGGTCAGCGGTTATTGCAAAGGGATATCTGCGGACTGAGGGAAAAGACCGGGCCTTATTGAGAAGAACACGGGTCAGCTCTTTGCCGGTAGAGTCGCCCTGTGCATGCAGCACGCGCCTGCGCGAGTGGGCAGCCTCAAGGGTAAGATCAAGCCTTGAACCTTCTTTGTCGAATTCAGCTCCCCAGGAAATAAGCTCGGCAATTCGTTCAGGCCCCTCTTCAACGAGAGTCCTGACCGTGCCTTCATTGCAGAGGCCATCGCCCGCTTTGAGCGTGTCCTCGAAATGGATGCCCACCTCGTCCTCATCGCTCATGACAGCAGCTATGCCGCCCTGGGCGTACTCCGTATTGCTCTCGGTAGACTTGTCTTTGGTGACGACAAGTACATTGCCATAAGGCGCGAGTTCAATAGCAGCCCGAAGACCTGCCACACCGCTTCCGATAATGAGGAAATCAACGATCTCCTGCCGCATACAGCAAGAATACAGGATGGGGTAGAGGAAATCAAGACAGCCTCAGGCCGGGATGTTGCTAAAAGATGAAAATATTGATTAGAATAGTAGACCAAATTTCAGGAGGCAGACAGTGAAAGCAGATATTCACCCGGATTATCAGGAAGTCAATGTGGTATGCGCCTGTGGCGAGACCTTCACCACACGTTCAACCCGCAAGGACATTCGTCTCGACATCTGCTCCAAGTGTCATCCGTTCTTCACCGGTAAGCAGAAGATCATGGACACTGAGGGAAGAGTCGAAAAGTTCAAAAAGAAATACGCCAAGAAGTAGTTAGGCTGAGAATCTATAGAAAACAGGAAGCCATCACGGTTTCCTGTTTTTTTCTTGCATACCTATGAGCAAAGACCAGAAGATAAAAAGCGTTGGCGGACAGGCTGTCATTGAGGGCGTCATGATGCGCTCACCCAGAAACTGGACTGTTGCCGTGCGCGACCAGAAGGGCACGATTCATCTCCTCAGAGAGCGGCTGACTGAAATGCCCCGTTTTCTCAAGTTGCCGATGATCAGGGGTGTTGTTGCCCTTTTTCATGCATTGTCATTGGGAATCAGGGCGATAGAGTTCTCCGCCGGCAAGGCATACGACGAAGAGGGAGAGGAAAGCCTGAGTAAGCTTTCACTGGTGCTGACCATGATTGTGGCTTTTGGCCTCGCCATCGGACTCTTCATTCTTCTCCCCCTTTATGCAACAAAGCTCTTGGGCCTGGTTATTCAGGGTGTGGAAACGAGCTCTTTTCTGTTTAATGTTGTTGACGGCATCATCCGGGTCATTATATTTCTCGCTTATGTCCTGATTATCGGCATGTGGAAGGATATGGCGAGAATCTTCATGTATCATGGCGCAGAACATAAGGTGATCCACGCCTATGAAAAGGGCCTCGATCTTACGCTCGAAAATGTCAGGGAGCATAGTCCGCTCCATCCCCGCTGCGGTACAAGCTTCCTTATGATCGTCATGGTGGTCAGCATTCTTGTCTTTTCGTTTATCCCTCAGAGCTGGCCTTTTGTATACAAGTTCCTTTCTCGGATCGTATTCATGCCCCTCATTGCAGGGTCTTCCTTTGAACTCCTGAAGCTTTCTGCTAAATGGGACCATCACCCGCTGATGCACGTTATGATTACGCCAGGACTTATGCTGCAGCGTCTTACAACGCGCGAGCCAGATGATGCGCAGCTTGAGGTTGCTTTGAGCGCAATGATAGAGGTCCTGAAGCTGGAGGAAGCAGATGCTGCAGAAGCTCCAGGCGCTTGAGCACAAGTATGAGGAGCTGAACAACCTCCTCAGCGACCCCAAGGTCCTTGCAACGCCTGCCGATTAGCAGAAGTATTCCCGCGAACATTCAGAGCTCCTGCCTATTGTCGAAAAAATACGGGAGTATCAGAAACTTATTCTGGACATCAAGAGCACGGAAGAACTCTTAAGCGGAAACGATCCGGAGATGAAGGAACTGGCAAAGGCCGAGCTTGAAGAGTTGAAGAAGAAGGCGCCTGTTTTTGAAGAGGAGCTCAAGTTCATGCTTCTGCCGGTCGATCCGCGGGATGCCAAAAGCGTTATTCTTGAGATACGTGCAGGAACAGGCGGCGACGAAGCTGCCCTGTTCGGTGCAAACCTCTTCAGGATGTACACCAAGTATGCCGAGTCAAAGAGATGGAAGGTTGAACTTATCAGCATGAACGGGACCGGTATCGGCGGCATAAAGGAAGTGGTCGCATCCATCGAGGGCAAAGGTGCATACAGCAGACTGAAATACGAAAGCGGTGTGCACAGGGTGCAGAGGGTCCCGACCACTGAAGCCTCAGGCAGGATACATACCTCGGCAGCAACGGTTGCCGTGCTCCCTGAAGCAGAGGAGGTCGATATTAAAATAGACCAGAAAGACCTCAGGATAGACACCTTCTGTTCATCGGGCGCCGGCGGTCAGAGCGTCAACACCACCTATTCTGCGGTCAGGATTGTGCATATTCCGACAAATACTGTTGTTCAGTGCCAGGATGAACGCTCCCAGACAAAAAACAGGGACAAGGCCATGAAGGTGCTGCGCTCACGGCTCTATGAGTTACAGATTGAAGAAAAGGATAAAGAGCGGGCGCAGGAGAGAAAGTCACAGGTCGGCTCAGGTGACAGGTCTGAGAGGATCAGGACGTATAACTACCCGCAGAATCGTATCACGGACCACAGGACAGGCCTGACGCTGCATAAGCTCGAACAGATACTCGAAGGCAACCTTGACGAGATGATCGATAACCTTACCACGCATTTTAACTCCGAACGTCTTAAGGACCTGTAACATCTCCTCCCTCAAAGAGGCCATAGCCTGCTGGAAGCCTCGTAAACCCCATGAATCGACAAATATCTTTAAGTGGCATAGCTCTCTTTGATATCAAACGGTTGAGATTTCATATTGCGGTTTGTTTTATTGATGTCGTGCGTTGCCTGTTTTCAAGGAGTCGTCATGGCGTTTACTCTGCCCCCAGCTCTCTTTGTATAATTAAAAACATGGGAATTGCCTATTTCCCAAAATTAACAGAAGAAACTTCCCTGTCAGAATGTTTGCGTAATCAATGAGACTGCTTGAGCTGTTAAGAAAATCGACTGAGCACCTTGAAGCAGCCGGAATTGATGACCCCCTGGCTGAGGCGGAGTTGCTTGTCTTTCATGTTGTCAAGATGGACCGGCTCGATGCGTATGTTGAGAATCCTGAAATAGCGGTTGCAAATTCGGCAAAGGTCAGAAGGCTGCTTCAGCGAAGAATCAAGGGAGAGCCTGCTCAGTATATCATCGGTCATGTCGAATTCTCCGGACTGACTATCAGGGTCGGGAAAGGGGTGCTTATCCCGAGACCTGAAACAGAGCTGCTGGTCGAAGAAGTGATAAAAGTAGCAAGAAGTCAGAAAACAGTCTCCTTCGGCGACCCGCCGAGGCTGGAAGTCAGAAGTAAAACAGTAAAATCTTTTTCGCTATTGGATATCTGCACAGGCAGCGGCTGTATTGCCCTGTCCCTTGCCATGAAGTTTCCTGACGCAGAGGTATATGGAACTGATCTGTCAAAAGAGGCACTTATTTACGCAAAGAAAAATGCAGCGGCAAACAATATTACAAATGTACGATTTGCTCAAGGCTCACTCTTTGCGCCAATAAGAGGGAAGAGGTTCGACATTATCACTGCCAATCCGCCGTATATCAGGGCAGATGAGATTGAAACCCTGCAGCGCGAAATTCGGGACTGGGAGCCTGTTGCTGCACTTGATGGCGGAATGGACGGCATGGATTTCTATCGGGCTATTCTTGCTTCGGCACGCTGGTATCTTAATCCCGGCGGATTCATATTCCTTGAACTTGGCTACGACCAGGCAGAAGGAGTGCAAAAGATCGCAGACGCAGAAGGATTTCGGGAAGTATCGGTTATTAATGATTATGCCGGGATCGGAAGGATTCTGAAGGCAAGGGCTTGACGATTATCTCTTTCTGTCGCATGCAACGCTAAGCATTACTCTCCACAATATGCATGGCAGCCATTATTCCATCAGCTCCGCTTGATATGATGCCTCCGGAGCGTCCGCTGCCTTCGCCAACGATATAAAGATTTTCGATGCCGATACAGCAGCGCTCTTTTTCCCGCAGGACCTGAATCGGTGCTGAAGTCTTGCTCTCAAGCCCCATGATGCTGCCTGTTTCAAAACCCTGAATTTTTCTGCTGAAATCCCTGAGCCCTGCCCTGAGAGAAATGCTTATTTCAGCAGGCAGAAGGTCCCATAACGCCGCAGGCTTTAATCCAAGCGGATAACTTGATTCAACAATATCCACCTGCTCCTTCTGGTCAATAAAATTCTGTATACTGCAAAACGGTGCTGCAAAGCCATTTGAGTATTGGTAAAACCGCTCTTCAAGGGCTGCTACCCAGTCAAGTGTTTCTTCCGGTGTTGCCTCCCTGCCCATGAGTCTGTCAGGATGAATGCCGGCAACACATGCGGCGTTGGCGAACACCCCATTTCGCTTGTACCGGCTCATGCCGTTTACAATGTTGGTATTGTGATATGCCGTTGCAGCAACAACAGTGCCGCCGGGGCACATACAGAAGGTATATACCGGAAGTCTGCTGTCACCCGGGGAGGTAAGGCGGTATTCAGCAGCCTTTACACCAGGCAGGGTTTCCTTGCCCCACTGTGCCTTGTTTATGATCTCCTGGGAATGTTCCACTCTGCTGCCCAGGGCAAAATTCTTTGTACGGAAGGCAACACCCCTCCTGATCATCATCCGGTAGGTCTCGTATGCTGAATGGCCCGGTGCAATAATGAAGTAGTCAGCCTCCATTGCACCTGATGATGTGATCGCTTCAGTGACCCTGCCGTTTTCTATCTTCAGGTCCTCAAGCAGTGTTTCAAATACCATGCGGCCGCCTATGGCGCTGAAGGCATCTCTGAGATTTTTGACGATCATTCTGAGATTGTCGCTCCCCAGATGAGGATGCGCCATATATCCAATTTCTTCCGGGGCTCCTGCGCTGATATAGCTCTCTAAGATGAACTGCCGCTCTTTTGATATATGCTTGGATCTTGACGTGAGCTTTCCATCCGAAAATGTCCCTGCACCGCCTTCACCAAAGACATAATTGCCCATAGGATTAAATACGCCGGTCTTTTCAAACTCCCTGATCCCTTCAGCCCGCTTATAAACATCCGTGCCCCTTTCAATAAGCGTGGTATCAAATCCTGCCTTCTGCAGAACATATGCGGAAAAGAACCCGGCAGGACCGCTGCCGACAACAACCGCTTTTTTATTCTTCCTCTGATAGGGGATATTCAGGGACGGGAAGAGAAGGGGAGAGCCTCCGTCAATTTCATCTGACAAGACCACCACCCTGATCAGCCAGTGGATATTCGCTTTTTTTCTGGCATCAAGGCTCTTGTTCTCTATCTGATAGGTGAATTCTCCAATGCCAAGCTGTTTCGCAATGCCTTGCTTCAGCTCCTCCTCAAGATAATCCGTATGCAGCTGTAATGAAATTTCCCGGTATCCCATAGCGGTATTTTACATCATATTCGTTATTTGACACCTGCGGGACAGACACAGGACTGAAGATACAAAGCATAAAAAAGGGCCTGCACCAAGTCAGGCGCAGGCCCTTTTTCCGATAAATACGCCGTGCTATTCTGTCAATGTCTCCTCAGGAGGCGTATACCCTCCTGAACCCTCAGTTTTAGAGAAGGCAAGCCATCCTGGATATATGATACCTACAAGCGGAACGAGAATGAGAAGGCCAAGCCACTTGTTTTTGCCAAGATTTTCCGTGACACACATCCAGAGATATATCCCTACAAACAAATTGACGAGCGGGACTAAGAACAGAAGGACCCACCAGCCTGGCTTTCCCGCTGAAACAACAAACGTCCAGGCCTGAACAATCGGGATCCAGGCTGTCCAGGGAGCAGTCACATTCAGCTTCTTTGCGATAAGGAACAGGCAGAGACTGTAATATACGTAAACTGCAATCCCGATTAGGACTAATATCATGCCAAAGGCTGCAATCACTGCAATAAGGGCAGCTGGTCCTGCAGCATCAGGAATCTGCTTTGGCATTGGAATGGGAGGAGTAACAGGCGTAACAGGAGCCGGCGGTGCCGGAACTGTTTGAGTCTGAGAAGGCTTTTGCGACTGGGCCTGCTGAGTCGCTGTTTGTGCAGACGTTGCAGGTTTTTCGACAGCAGCAGATGCAGGGGACTCAGCCGGTTTTGTTTTCTGGTCTGCCGGTGCATTGGCACCTGGCTTCACCGCTTTTGCATCCGTCGGCGCGGGTTGCGCTGGCTTGGATGCAGGCTGAGGCTCTTTTGCCGGCTGACCTGCCTTAGTCTCTACTACAGAGGCCGACTTTGCCTCTTTTTTCTCGCTGGTCGGTTCGGGTTTTTTTACATCAGAAGGTTTTTTTTTTACAATTTCACCGGAGTCCTTCTTAATGAGTCCGACCTTCTCAAGCGAATACTCGGGGTCGATGAGAAAAGCATCTCTAAAAGACTCATCGGACTCGCTGAACTTGCCCAGTTTATACAGGGAATATCCGATCAGGTAATATGCAGTAGGGTCAGGTTTCTTATTGATATACTCCCTGAAATGCGTGACGGCAGCCTTGAAGTTCTTACTGTTGTACGCCTTGAGCCCTGCTTTAAAATCCTTATCGTCATTTGGAATAGCCGCACCTGCTGCTGCAGCAAACAGCACTAACAACACCACGACCAGTGCTACTTTTTTCATGCCCTCCTCCTTGTATAGAAGAACCTTTTCTATATGATGATGATAATAATGTAATCATTATAGCAAATCCCGTTTCTGTTTATATCTTTTTGTGCTATTTATCAACATATCAATTACTTTATTCCTCTGAGCCTGCTTGCCAAGAATTAGATTTCATTATAGGATGTAACTACATCTTACACGTCACAAGGGGAACCCATGCTTTTTAGGATTCTTAAGAAGGATGATTTAATAAAGTTGTATGCCCTGCTTGCAGAGGGCAATCGGGTAGTCGGCCCGGTAAAAAAAGGCGGGGACAAGGACGGCAAGGCCATCTATTCCTTTGAAGAGATCGCCGCTTTCAGTGATCTGCATCTGTCCCACACCTCAACAAAGATATCGGCAAAAAAGTTCTTCATGCCTTTCAGGGAAACCATGGCATCCTTTCGGATGCAGGGAAAGGACTGGGACAAGAAGATCGGATTCAATATTAGCAGTCCTCTGGTATTTTTTGGCATGCATGCCTGTGACATCAATGCCCTGAACAAACTCGACAAGGTTCTTCTGGGGAGTCACTATCCGATGCCATACTATGCTGCAAAGCGAAAAAATATGTTTATTGTCGGTATTGACTGCGAGCCTCAGCCCTATTGCTTCTGCAGGTCCATGGGCGCAGACACCGCGTTGCACGGTTTTGACCTTTTTCTGACAGATCTCGGTGATCACTACTTTGTGGAGATCCTTTCGGACACGGCCTATAATTTCATGAAGCAGCTAACCGCTAAAGAGCCGGCAGAAGACGATCATGCGC
This window encodes:
- the nadB gene encoding L-aspartate oxidase; amino-acid sequence: MRQEIVDFLIIGSGVAGLRAAIELAPYGNVLVVTKDKSTESNTEYAQGGIAAVMSDEDEVGIHFEDTLKAGDGLCNEGTVRTLVEEGPERIAELISWGAEFDKEGSRLDLTLEAAHSRRRVLHAQGDSTGKELTRVLLNKARSFPSVRRYPFAITADLIVRDDECHGAYVLRDREMTALYARATILATGGGGQLYSRTTNPQVATGDGMAIAFRAGAELEDMEFIQFHPTSLYSPTAPQFLLSEAMRGEGALLLNSDGQQFMQSYHSLAELAPRDIVSRAIISEMVKTGSNYAYLDLRHLRKDYVKSRFPSIYATCLQYGFDITGDLIPISPAAHYIMGGVKTDGDGRTSVKGLFAAGEVACTGVHGANRLASNSLLEGLVCGARTGNAALSSPVNPSGKGTTLFTPASIRDHDEIRHALRKLMWERVGIIRCALSLREAASRLLEWSVIIERDYGTRRELELKNMLTVAGIIVQAALARKGSVGAHFRSDFKDRGENWKEHFIWDKNCINLSAHSDLLSGKGKAIQ
- the rpmE gene encoding 50S ribosomal protein L31; translated protein: MKADIHPDYQEVNVVCACGETFTTRSTRKDIRLDICSKCHPFFTGKQKIMDTEGRVEKFKKKYAKK
- a CDS encoding DUF1385 domain-containing protein gives rise to the protein MSKDQKIKSVGGQAVIEGVMMRSPRNWTVAVRDQKGTIHLLRERLTEMPRFLKLPMIRGVVALFHALSLGIRAIEFSAGKAYDEEGEESLSKLSLVLTMIVAFGLAIGLFILLPLYATKLLGLVIQGVETSSFLFNVVDGIIRVIIFLAYVLIIGMWKDMARIFMYHGAEHKVIHAYEKGLDLTLENVREHSPLHPRCGTSFLMIVMVVSILVFSFIPQSWPFVYKFLSRIVFMPLIAGSSFELLKLSAKWDHHPLMHVMITPGLMLQRLTTREPDDAQLEVALSAMIEVLKLEEADAAEAPGA
- the prmC gene encoding peptide chain release factor N(5)-glutamine methyltransferase encodes the protein MRLLELLRKSTEHLEAAGIDDPLAEAELLVFHVVKMDRLDAYVENPEIAVANSAKVRRLLQRRIKGEPAQYIIGHVEFSGLTIRVGKGVLIPRPETELLVEEVIKVARSQKTVSFGDPPRLEVRSKTVKSFSLLDICTGSGCIALSLAMKFPDAEVYGTDLSKEALIYAKKNAAANNITNVRFAQGSLFAPIRGKRFDIITANPPYIRADEIETLQREIRDWEPVAALDGGMDGMDFYRAILASARWYLNPGGFIFLELGYDQAEGVQKIADAEGFREVSVINDYAGIGRILKARA
- a CDS encoding FAD-dependent monooxygenase; translated protein: MGYREISLQLHTDYLEEELKQGIAKQLGIGEFTYQIENKSLDARKKANIHWLIRVVVLSDEIDGGSPLLFPSLNIPYQRKNKKAVVVGSGPAGFFSAYVLQKAGFDTTLIERGTDVYKRAEGIREFEKTGVFNPMGNYVFGEGGAGTFSDGKLTSRSKHISKERQFILESYISAGAPEEIGYMAHPHLGSDNLRMIVKNLRDAFSAIGGRMVFETLLEDLKIENGRVTEAITSSGAMEADYFIIAPGHSAYETYRMMIRRGVAFRTKNFALGSRVEHSQEIINKAQWGKETLPGVKAAEYRLTSPGDSRLPVYTFCMCPGGTVVAATAYHNTNIVNGMSRYKRNGVFANAACVAGIHPDRLMGREATPEETLDWVAALEERFYQYSNGFAAPFCSIQNFIDQKEQVDIVESSYPLGLKPAALWDLLPAEISISLRAGLRDFSRKIQGFETGSIMGLESKTSAPIQVLREKERCCIGIENLYIVGEGSGRSGGIISSGADGIMAAMHIVESNA
- a CDS encoding 4Fe-4S dicluster domain-containing protein, with the protein product MLFRILKKDDLIKLYALLAEGNRVVGPVKKGGDKDGKAIYSFEEIAAFSDLHLSHTSTKISAKKFFMPFRETMASFRMQGKDWDKKIGFNISSPLVFFGMHACDINALNKLDKVLLGSHYPMPYYAAKRKNMFIVGIDCEPQPYCFCRSMGADTALHGFDLFLTDLGDHYFVEILSDTAYNFMKQLTAKEPAEDDHARYMKVALEKNRKFSAHVDNTDLTKILDMEFQSEVWKKWGDQCMSCGTCANVCPTCYCYGVEESVELDLTRAQKTKFLYSCNLIDFAEVAGGHNFRPESHTRLKYRYYHKHRGFVEAYEESLCVGCGRCGEACLAGITVPEVIASVRGQDN